One genomic region from Pyxicephalus adspersus chromosome 1, UCB_Pads_2.0, whole genome shotgun sequence encodes:
- the LOC140321737 gene encoding keratin, type II cytoskeletal cochleal-like: MTSSGHKSSSCSVALPKHCSSQSFLSHSSKHNELGHKSRHCFTSSSLHNVGSKGHKISVGSIHQVKSGHKSGFGIGTLGHGFGGSSCSGGINPVTINEGLLAPLNLEIDPSIQRVRTEEKNQIKGLNNKFASFIDKVRFLEQQNKMLETKWAVLQDQNTARCQIEPLFETFISNLRRQLESVQSERARLDAERNGMEGTVDELRRRYEEEANRRTAAENEFAALKRDSSILFAKKIQILYKQTQGSNSVSYLYNINRAKIAQLQAQISDTSVVVSMDNSRNLDLDCIIAEVRAQYEEIANRSRAEAEAMYQSRFDELRLAAGRNGSNLQNSRNEIAELNQTIQRLKGEIECVKSQRAALETAINEAEAKGEAAVRDAKHKLAELEEALQKTKQDMARQLKEYQELMNVKLALDIEIAAYKRMLEGEEHRLAGENCVNISVLHSSTGGKHHSRGHHSVHHHQDSHHHHHHKGGFSSVSNVSKSKHHPSHGHHC, from the exons ATGACCTCCTCTGGACACAAGAGCAGTTCTTGCTCTGTTGCTTTACCTAAACATTGCAGCTCACAAAGCTTCTTATCACACTCTTCTAAACATAATGAACTTGGACACAAGAGCCGGCACTGTTTTACCAGTTCAAGTCTTCATAATGTAGGTTCCAAAGGACACAAGATATCAGTTGGAAGTATTCATCAAGTTAAAAGCGGACATAAATCTGGATTTGGTATTGGTACACTTGGTCATGGATTCGGTGGTTCATCTTGCTCTGGAGGGATCAACCCTGTTACTATAAATGAAGGTCTGCTGGCCCCTCTTAATCTGGAAATAGATCCAAGTATTCAAAGAGTAAGGACAGAGGAGAAGAACCAGATCAAAGGACTCAACAATAAGTTTGCCTCATTCATCGATAAG GTGAGATTCCTTGAACAACAGAACAAGATGCTGGAGACCAAGTGGGCTGTTTTGCAAGACCAGAATACAGCCAGGTGTCAGATTGAACCTTTGTTTGAGACCTTCATCAGCAATCTCAGGAGACAGCTGGAGAGTGTGCAAAGTGAGAGAGCTCGTCTGGATGCAGAAAGAAACGGCATGGAGGGAACAGTTGATGAATTAAGGAGAAG ATATGAAGAAGAAGCAAACAGACGTACAGCAGCAGAGAATGAGTTTGCAGCACTAAAGAGA GATAGTTcaattttatttgctaaaaaaattcaaatccttt ATAAACAAACACAGGGGTCTAATTCCGTGTCATATTTATATAA TATAAATAGAGCCAAG ATTGCTCAGCTCCAGGCGCAGATCTCAGATACTTCAGTGGTTGTGTCCATGGACAACAGCCGAAACCTGGACCTGGATTGTATCATTGCTGAGGTCAGAGCTCAATATGAAGAAATCGCCAACAGAAGCAGAGCTGAGGCTGAAGCCATGTACCAATCAAGG TTTGATGAACTTCGCCTGGCAGCTGGAAGGAATGGTAGCAATCTACAGAACAGCAGAAATGAGATCGCTGAGTTAAACCAGACAATTCAGAGGCTAAAAGGGGAAATTGAGTGTGTAAAATCTCAG aGAGCAGCATTGGAAACTGCCATTAATGAGGCCGAGGCAAAAGGCGAAGCCGCTGTCAGAGATGCCAAACATAAGCTGGCTGAGCTAGAAGAAGCCCTACAGAAGACTAAACAAGACATGGCTCGCCAACTGAAAGAATACCAGGAACTGATGAATGTCAAACTGGCTCTGGATATAGAGATTGCTGCTTATAAGAGGATGCTGGAAGGAGAAGAACACAG GTTGGCAGGTGAAAATTGTGTGAACATAT CTGTTCTGCATTCCAGTACTGGAGGAAAGCATCATTCAAGAGGTCACCATAGTGTACATCATCATCAGGATtcccaccatcatcaccaccacaaAGGAGGATTCAGCTCTGTCAGCAATGTTTCCAAATCAAAGCACCACCCTAGCCATGGGCACCATTGCTAA